A single Vigna radiata var. radiata cultivar VC1973A chromosome 8, Vradiata_ver6, whole genome shotgun sequence DNA region contains:
- the LOC106770181 gene encoding uncharacterized protein LOC106770181: MIHKPLLSQDQAREQNEQKLSRMLRGICGSFVSGTLNWLAYPKSRAGDDERGGTKMNELEIFSYDLKKEICSYFCMPDEILEVSPVGAALEVLNGCLCLSHYHENDFVVWMKRDFKDEKSWSKLLNCKNYPSSCCCCPRYMDIICMRENDDVVLIADAGFESAFIWCNIRDNRMEGSEIYNDDKFNLSSYDYVHSLVLPYKI, from the exons ATGATACataagcctctcctttcacaagaccaggcaagggaacaaaaTGAACAGAAGCTCTCAAGAAT GCTTCGTGGAATTTGTGGTTCTTTCGTGAGTGGTACTTTAAACTGGTTAGCATATCCGAAATCCCGCGCTGGTGATGATGAACGAGGAGGAACTAAAATGAATGAGTTAGAAATATTTTCTTACGATCTAAAGAAGGAGATTTGTAGCTATTTCTGTATGCCTGATGAGATTTTAGAAGTTAGTCCTGTTGGGGCTGCGCTTGAGGTTTTGAATGGTTGTCTGTGTCTTTCTCATTATCATGAGAATGATTTTGTTGTGTGGATGAAGAGGGACTTTAAGGATGAAAAATCTTGGTCAAAGTTGCTGAATTGTAAGAATTATCCTTCGAGTTGTTGCTGCTGTCCTCGTTACATGGACATCATTTGTATGCGTGAGAATGATGATGTCGTGCTGATTGCAGACGCAGGTTTCGAATCAGCATTTATTTGGTGTAACATCAGAGACAATAGAATGGAGGGTAGTGAAATTTACAACGATGACAAATTTAATCTTTCCTCTTATGATTATGTTCATAGCTTGGTTTTGCCGTATAAGATTTAA